Proteins encoded in a region of the Prochlorococcus marinus CUG1416 genome:
- a CDS encoding DUF3531 family protein codes for MNIVFREVDPFNCWIWIKFSEMPTEAEKKYLDQLFDSWYTIGTLGGFNSENLQTHEEGSDLSWMSYDNNQKDSASPALMHNVGEMEYQNIWGRFWVDFGGSDSISIDILINSLNEISNKYVEIEELIIGGENNNWAIKEHEDLVFKD; via the coding sequence ATGAATATTGTTTTTAGAGAGGTTGATCCTTTTAACTGTTGGATTTGGATAAAGTTTTCTGAGATGCCCACTGAAGCAGAAAAGAAATATTTAGATCAATTATTTGATAGTTGGTACACAATAGGAACTTTAGGTGGATTTAACTCTGAGAATTTACAAACTCATGAAGAAGGTTCTGATTTAAGTTGGATGTCATATGATAACAACCAAAAAGATTCAGCTTCCCCTGCGTTAATGCATAATGTTGGAGAGATGGAATATCAAAACATTTGGGGTAGATTTTGGGTTGATTTTGGAGGTTCAGATTCAATTTCAATAGATATCTTAATTAATTCTTTGAATGAGATATCTAATAAATACGTAGAAATTGAAGAGTTAATTATTGGTGGTGAAAATAATAATTGGGCTATTAAGGAACATGAAGATTTAGTTTTTAAAGATTAA
- a CDS encoding 16S rRNA (uracil(1498)-N(3))-methyltransferase, translated as MEDLTRLIISDERILNIKNNNLELTNDEAHYINKVMRIKTGKEIFITNGKGSLWKAIKVKNDCLNISQFQKPYLFQEEEIYLLGIAVVIPKSGFEDILKMCTEIGIDFIQPLFSERQVNKNINLTRKLLRWNSIIKEAVEQSERLWKPSILNGMDIIEWIKSRDNKERVSISITREDTSSDLNQWLKKQQEFLNNKGGIFWNVIGPEGGWSSREIGFFYKNNNTFVKLSDTILRTSTASINASSILNQWRNDLKLRN; from the coding sequence ATGGAAGATTTAACAAGATTAATTATTTCAGATGAAAGAATTTTAAATATAAAAAACAATAATTTAGAACTTACTAATGATGAAGCTCATTACATAAATAAAGTAATGAGGATAAAAACAGGTAAAGAAATATTTATAACTAATGGGAAGGGTTCATTATGGAAAGCTATAAAAGTTAAAAATGATTGTTTAAACATTAGTCAATTCCAAAAACCTTACTTATTTCAAGAAGAAGAAATTTACTTATTGGGAATAGCTGTTGTTATACCAAAAAGCGGTTTTGAGGATATTTTGAAAATGTGTACTGAAATAGGAATTGATTTTATACAACCATTATTTTCAGAAAGACAAGTAAACAAAAATATAAATCTTACAAGAAAACTTTTGAGATGGAATTCAATTATCAAAGAAGCGGTAGAGCAAAGTGAAAGATTATGGAAACCATCTATATTAAATGGTATGGATATTATTGAGTGGATAAAAAGTAGAGATAATAAAGAAAGAGTTTCAATTTCTATAACTAGAGAAGATACTTCTTCTGACTTAAATCAATGGTTAAAAAAGCAACAAGAATTTTTAAATAATAAAGGGGGTATTTTCTGGAATGTAATTGGTCCTGAAGGAGGTTGGTCTTCTAGAGAAATTGGTTTTTTTTATAAAAATAATAATACCTTTGTTAAACTTTCTGACACTATCTTAAGAACTTCAACAGCTAGTATTAATGCATCATCAATCCTAAACCAGTGGAGAAATGATTTGAAATTAAGGAATTAG
- a CDS encoding DUF92 domain-containing protein, which translates to MDLITNQFFIGFCINFILIYIFCKIPLMTKGGWISAGILGTILWGCLSWQGWMSVVIYLLFGSLVTKIGFKFKKEQGIAEKRGGRRGPENVWGSAATGLFLAMMTKFNSANVLLFKIGFAASFAAKLADTFGSEIGKRFGKDTYLITSLKKVERGTEGGISLEGTLASVLGSIFMTYIMLRLSIISTKSQFIIVAFSGFLATLSESIIGAKFQNKYKLSNEMVNAIQTSIASVFAIFALILYSYFLN; encoded by the coding sequence ATGGATTTAATTACAAATCAATTTTTTATAGGTTTTTGCATTAATTTTATTTTGATTTATATATTCTGCAAGATTCCTTTGATGACAAAAGGGGGTTGGATAAGTGCTGGTATTTTAGGAACCATTTTGTGGGGATGTTTGTCCTGGCAGGGATGGATGTCAGTTGTAATTTATTTATTATTTGGCTCTCTAGTTACCAAAATAGGTTTTAAATTTAAGAAAGAACAAGGAATAGCCGAAAAAAGAGGGGGTAGAAGAGGCCCTGAAAATGTATGGGGCTCAGCAGCTACAGGATTATTTCTTGCGATGATGACCAAATTTAATTCTGCCAACGTACTTTTGTTTAAAATAGGTTTTGCTGCAAGTTTTGCTGCAAAGTTGGCAGATACTTTTGGTAGTGAAATTGGAAAAAGGTTTGGGAAAGATACATATTTAATTACTTCACTTAAAAAGGTTGAGAGAGGAACTGAAGGAGGAATAAGTTTAGAAGGAACATTAGCTAGTGTCTTAGGATCAATATTTATGACTTATATAATGCTTAGACTATCAATTATTTCTACAAAATCCCAATTCATAATTGTTGCATTCTCGGGATTTTTGGCAACACTTTCTGAAAGTATTATTGGTGCTAAATTTCAAAATAAATATAAATTAAGTAATGAAATGGTAAATGCTATTCAGACAAGTATTGCTTCTGTTTTTGCAATCTTTGCTCTTATTTTATATTCATATTTTTTAAATTAA
- a CDS encoding GDSL-type esterase/lipase family protein has translation MISLPKQLVVIGDSSVYGWGDNEGGGWCERLRKDWCNNNNGPVIYQLGVRGDGIEKVSSRWEKEWSSRGETRRNKPKAILLNVGLNDTAAIGQKNGRHQLDIDGFEYGFERLINEMKSQTNVFVIGLTPVDESKMPFAGCLWYSNDFCNSYERRMEEVCLNQNVPFLPTFREMYCDKRSKNWISYDGIHLNSEGHFWIFQRLKSWEIITKWKES, from the coding sequence GTGATTAGTTTACCAAAACAGCTAGTTGTAATTGGAGATAGCTCAGTTTATGGATGGGGAGATAATGAAGGTGGTGGATGGTGCGAGAGGCTACGAAAAGATTGGTGCAATAACAACAATGGGCCAGTTATTTATCAACTTGGCGTTAGAGGAGATGGCATAGAAAAAGTTTCATCTAGATGGGAAAAAGAGTGGTCCTCTAGAGGTGAAACGAGAAGGAATAAACCTAAAGCAATCCTGCTAAATGTTGGTCTTAACGACACTGCAGCAATTGGTCAGAAAAACGGAAGACATCAATTAGATATAGATGGATTTGAATATGGATTTGAGAGACTAATTAATGAAATGAAATCTCAAACAAATGTCTTTGTAATTGGTCTGACACCTGTTGACGAAAGCAAAATGCCGTTCGCAGGATGTCTATGGTACTCAAATGATTTTTGTAATTCTTATGAAAGGAGAATGGAGGAAGTATGCCTCAATCAGAATGTCCCGTTTCTTCCTACTTTTAGAGAAATGTACTGTGATAAAAGGAGTAAAAATTGGATTAGCTATGATGGCATTCATTTAAATTCCGAAGGTCATTTCTGGATTTTTCAAAGACTTAAGAGCTGGGAGATTATTACAAAATGGAAGGAATCCTAA
- a CDS encoding PhnE/PtxC family ABC transporter permease, which yields MNKLKLNYISLSFLPILVFIPLGYQLITHVHFGGFNLFQEFLISAFNPKIDNEIIITVINRLNETILIGFSSWLVSIIFGAIFGILSSNIFYKIFNIPNFFFSIIRFFLTIIRSIHEVVWGIILMQIYGINFSIGIIAICIPYIAVNSKVFAEQLETIDDKSLESINQINAPKFSSLLTLIWNPVINTFRNFGLYRLECSIRSTVILGLFGIGGIGTSIFLSFQTLNFRELWTYLWSLAILIILSGLIFKKIKFNHTNKILSIFFIAVFFITILLSFSYFLYFVFNNNFENFNSVSALFKSSSYLGLFDLLKLILETIILSLLSTGIAISLPPLVIGFFNNNTSKVLIKIFAFLFRLIPTPVILLTLLTFNNPSLSLAALTLGLHNAGITSKLLFTNLDSQDKRNYIAMKSLGISKKTSWLLGLFSQQAKSYLAYCAYRSDIIIRETAIVGVIGSVGLGWQLQESISSFAWQEVTIVLMAYSSIAILGELINGKIKNSLT from the coding sequence TTGAATAAATTAAAATTAAACTATATCTCATTATCTTTTCTTCCAATTTTGGTTTTCATACCTCTAGGGTATCAATTAATAACCCACGTACATTTTGGAGGATTTAATTTATTCCAAGAATTCTTAATTTCTGCATTTAATCCCAAGATCGATAATGAAATTATTATTACAGTAATTAATCGATTAAATGAAACTATCTTAATTGGTTTTTCTAGTTGGTTAGTAAGTATTATTTTTGGAGCAATTTTTGGAATATTATCCTCAAATATTTTTTATAAAATCTTTAATATTCCAAATTTTTTCTTCAGCATAATAAGGTTTTTTCTAACAATAATTAGATCAATTCATGAAGTAGTTTGGGGAATAATATTAATGCAAATATATGGCATAAATTTTTCAATAGGAATAATAGCTATATGTATTCCTTATATTGCTGTAAATTCAAAAGTCTTTGCTGAACAATTAGAAACTATTGACGACAAAAGTTTGGAATCTATCAACCAAATAAATGCGCCTAAATTTTCTTCTTTATTAACTTTAATATGGAATCCAGTAATAAATACATTTAGAAACTTTGGTTTATATCGATTAGAATGTTCAATAAGAAGTACGGTGATTTTAGGACTTTTTGGGATTGGAGGAATAGGCACTAGTATTTTTTTATCTTTCCAAACTTTGAATTTTAGAGAGTTATGGACTTATTTATGGTCCTTAGCAATTTTGATAATTCTTTCTGGATTAATATTTAAAAAAATAAAATTTAACCATACAAATAAAATCCTATCTATCTTTTTTATTGCAGTTTTTTTTATAACAATCTTACTTTCTTTTTCATATTTTCTTTATTTTGTTTTTAATAATAATTTTGAAAATTTTAATTCTGTTAGTGCTCTATTTAAATCAAGCTCATATTTAGGATTATTTGATTTATTAAAACTTATATTGGAAACAATAATTTTGAGTCTTTTATCGACAGGAATTGCAATTAGTTTACCTCCATTAGTAATAGGATTTTTTAACAACAATACTTCTAAAGTTCTTATAAAAATTTTTGCATTTTTATTTCGTTTAATACCTACACCTGTAATACTTCTAACTCTATTAACTTTTAATAATCCTTCTTTATCTTTAGCAGCTTTAACACTAGGTCTTCATAACGCTGGCATTACAAGCAAATTACTTTTTACAAACCTAGATAGCCAAGACAAGAGAAATTATATCGCAATGAAATCTTTAGGAATCTCAAAAAAGACTAGTTGGCTTTTAGGTTTATTTTCTCAACAAGCAAAAAGTTATTTAGCATATTGCGCTTATAGATCTGACATAATTATTAGAGAAACTGCAATTGTTGGAGTTATTGGAAGTGTTGGTCTTGGTTGGCAATTGCAAGAATCAATTAGTTCCTTCGCATGGCAAGAAGTTACTATAGTTTTGATGGCTTATAGCTCCATCGCAATATTAGGCGAATTAATTAATGGTAAAATCAAAAATAGTTTAACTTGA
- a CDS encoding ATP-binding cassette domain-containing protein has protein sequence MNNTLLELKNISYKYEKNLILNKVNLKINSGEKIALLGKSGSGKTTLISVLNGTIKPTQGEVKLFNKSFEELDRKQKCKITTIWQDLRLIEDLSAEQNVNCGLLAEKNLFFAFKNLLNITSFKKAHKYMQLCRLHNSIFDKKIRKLSGGQKQRVAIARSLIQRSNILFADEPFNNLDPKLITRIKNLLLENIDKNNLKSPKTTLVALHRLDLLNDFDKVIGIRDGKILFNIKRTNLKKLHLDKIY, from the coding sequence ATGAATAATACTCTCTTAGAATTAAAAAATATATCTTATAAATACGAAAAAAATCTGATTCTAAATAAAGTAAATTTAAAAATCAATTCAGGGGAGAAAATTGCACTTTTAGGTAAAAGCGGTTCAGGAAAAACTACTCTTATATCAGTGCTTAATGGCACTATCAAGCCAACTCAAGGTGAGGTTAAATTATTCAATAAAAGTTTCGAGGAATTAGATAGAAAGCAAAAATGCAAGATAACAACTATTTGGCAAGATTTAAGATTAATAGAAGATCTCTCAGCAGAACAAAATGTTAATTGTGGACTCCTAGCGGAAAAAAATCTTTTTTTTGCTTTTAAAAATTTGCTAAATATAACTTCTTTTAAGAAGGCTCATAAATATATGCAATTATGTAGACTTCATAACTCTATTTTCGACAAGAAAATCAGAAAACTATCTGGGGGGCAAAAACAAAGGGTAGCTATAGCTAGATCATTAATTCAAAGATCAAATATATTATTTGCAGATGAGCCTTTTAATAATTTAGATCCCAAATTGATAACAAGAATTAAAAACCTACTGCTAGAAAATATTGATAAAAACAATTTAAAATCTCCAAAGACAACATTAGTTGCATTACATAGATTAGATTTACTGAACGATTTTGATAAAGTTATTGGAATAAGGGATGGTAAAATTCTTTTCAATATTAAAAGAACTAACTTAAAGAAGCTTCATTTAGACAAAATATATTAA
- a CDS encoding putative selenate ABC transporter substrate-binding protein gives MFNLKNLLLSSSLLFSIFSSPVFSNPKVLKVGAIPDQNQDVLDKRFILFSKELSKQLDVEVKYIPVINYVAAVTGFRTKDLDLVWFGGLSGVQARLQTPNSIVIAQRDIDKEFKSIFIVNKNLELNSISNIKGLKKLKNLRFTFGSENSTSGRLMPEYFLNQAGLEIKHFKGKKAGFSGSHDATIALVNSGAFDAGALNKQVWENNLKNNPKRTSNLELFWITPEYVDYHWVAQGDLENRFGEGFTKKLKSVILNLDINQKSHKKILDMFNAKRFIKAEAKQYKNIEEIGRKLNKIR, from the coding sequence ATGTTTAATTTAAAAAATTTACTACTAAGTTCATCTTTATTATTTTCTATTTTTTCATCACCCGTATTTTCAAATCCCAAAGTTTTAAAAGTTGGGGCAATACCTGATCAAAACCAAGATGTTTTGGACAAAAGATTTATTTTATTTTCAAAAGAATTATCCAAACAACTCGATGTAGAAGTTAAATACATTCCTGTTATTAATTATGTTGCGGCAGTCACTGGATTTAGAACTAAAGATTTAGATTTAGTTTGGTTTGGCGGTTTATCAGGAGTTCAAGCAAGATTACAAACTCCTAATTCAATTGTCATAGCTCAAAGAGATATCGATAAGGAATTTAAAAGTATTTTTATAGTAAACAAAAATTTAGAACTTAACTCAATTTCAAACATTAAAGGACTTAAAAAACTCAAGAATTTAAGATTTACTTTTGGCTCTGAAAACTCAACTTCTGGAAGATTAATGCCAGAATATTTCTTAAATCAAGCAGGGTTAGAAATCAAACACTTTAAAGGTAAAAAAGCAGGGTTTAGTGGAAGTCATGATGCCACAATAGCTTTAGTTAATAGTGGGGCATTTGATGCTGGAGCTTTAAATAAACAAGTTTGGGAAAACAATCTTAAAAACAATCCTAAAAGAACAAGTAATTTAGAATTATTTTGGATTACCCCAGAATATGTTGACTATCATTGGGTGGCTCAAGGGGATCTTGAAAATAGATTCGGGGAAGGGTTTACAAAAAAACTTAAATCAGTAATTCTAAATTTAGATATAAATCAAAAATCACATAAAAAGATATTAGATATGTTCAATGCAAAAAGATTTATTAAGGCAGAAGCAAAACAGTATAAAAATATAGAGGAAATCGGGAGGAAATTAAATAAAATTAGATGA